A DNA window from Deltaproteobacteria bacterium contains the following coding sequences:
- a CDS encoding HU family DNA-binding protein encodes MNKGDIIDVVAKTTCSKAEAVKAVNAFLEAIKKTLKKGEKVTLIGFGTFSVAKRSARKGRNPQTGKPIKIAAKKVPKFTAGKALKASVK; translated from the coding sequence ATGAACAAAGGAGATATCATTGATGTGGTTGCAAAAACTACCTGCAGCAAGGCAGAGGCAGTCAAGGCCGTAAATGCTTTCCTTGAGGCAATTAAGAAAACACTGAAGAAGGGAGAGAAGGTAACTCTCATCGGCTTTGGGACTTTCTCAGTTGCGAAAAGATCTGCCAGAAAGGGAAGAAATCCTCAGACCGGCAAACCGATCAAGATTGCGGCAAAAAAGGTCCCTAAGTTTACAGCCGGTAAGGCATTAAAAGCTTCTGTTAAGTAA
- a CDS encoding MFS transporter: MKERQGIFWGWYIVMGAFLLLSISYGARYSFGIFVKPMSLDYGWSRSVISLGASINMIIYSFCSIFLGRMLDKAAPRWIITAGATITSLSFFLTSLVKTPLQFYIVYGLLCGAGTACMGLVVINSSVGKWFVRKRGLAIGISTMGVSFGTIALTPSAGYIVKSYDWQRGFIFLAVIFLLVGVSLSQLLMRRTNPETYGLFPDGDRREERVYKNNPVNGHPMQLPLGIIFRDFRFWVLAVCYSLAVMALMSVFVHQVAYALDNQIENIVAASSLGVLGVGGFCGQFFFGWFSDRVKDAKYSAFLGMVIMAAGMVLLLNANTAQRLYYYALIYGFGYGSLAPMMPILVADRFGRHVLGSVYGILTFFIGVGGGIGPFVGGLIYDRFGSYTYVWQSNVVVLVICAFLILMLKPGDAVVKK, from the coding sequence ATGAAAGAAAGACAGGGCATATTTTGGGGCTGGTACATAGTCATGGGGGCATTTCTGCTGCTGAGTATCAGTTACGGAGCCCGTTACTCATTCGGCATCTTCGTAAAACCTATGTCCCTCGATTACGGCTGGTCCCGGTCGGTCATCTCACTTGGGGCTTCCATCAACATGATTATCTATTCCTTCTGTTCCATTTTTCTCGGGAGAATGCTCGATAAGGCGGCTCCGAGGTGGATTATTACAGCAGGGGCGACGATTACCTCCCTGAGCTTTTTTCTGACGAGTCTTGTCAAAACACCGCTTCAGTTTTACATCGTCTATGGACTTCTCTGCGGCGCCGGAACCGCATGCATGGGGCTGGTTGTGATAAACTCCTCCGTAGGCAAGTGGTTCGTCAGGAAGCGGGGCCTCGCCATCGGGATTTCTACAATGGGCGTTAGTTTCGGGACGATAGCGCTAACACCGTCCGCCGGCTATATCGTAAAGAGTTATGATTGGCAAAGAGGGTTTATTTTTTTGGCGGTTATATTTTTACTCGTCGGAGTATCCCTCTCCCAGTTGCTGATGAGGAGGACGAATCCCGAAACCTACGGACTCTTCCCTGACGGTGACAGAAGAGAGGAGAGGGTATATAAGAATAATCCTGTTAACGGGCATCCGATGCAGCTTCCCCTCGGAATAATATTCAGGGATTTTCGCTTCTGGGTTCTGGCGGTATGCTACTCACTTGCCGTTATGGCTCTCATGTCTGTTTTTGTTCATCAGGTAGCCTATGCCCTGGATAATCAAATTGAAAATATCGTCGCCGCTTCATCTCTGGGGGTCCTCGGGGTTGGAGGTTTTTGCGGCCAATTCTTCTTTGGATGGTTCAGTGACCGGGTGAAGGATGCCAAGTACTCAGCGTTTCTGGGAATGGTCATTATGGCAGCGGGGATGGTCCTCCTGTTGAATGCGAACACGGCACAGCGTCTCTATTATTATGCTCTCATCTACGGCTTTGGCTACGGGTCATTGGCTCCTATGATGCCCATTCTCGTGGCAGATCGTTTCGGCAGGCATGTCCTGGGCTCTGTATATGGAATACTCACCTTTTTTATAGGTGTTGGGGGTGGGATTGGTCCTTTTGTGGGAGGGCTGATCTATGATAGATTTGGATCCTATACCTACGTCTGGCAGAGCAATGTTGTGGTTCTCGTTATCTGTGCCTTCCTTATTCTTATGCTCAAGCCCGGGGATGCCGTTGTAAAGAAATAA